TTTTATTTTTTTCAACTCCGTTAAGAATAAGTGGTTCTTGAAGTATATCCAAAACTCTCATTTTAGGGTTAAAAGATGAATAAGGATCTTGAAATATAAAAGAAGTGCTTTTCTGAAATTTTCTAAAATCCTTTTTGCTTAATTTAAAAATATTATTGTTGTTGTAGTAAAGAAAACCACGAGAAGGTTTTTCTAAGCCCACAAAAATTTTTCCAAGAGTACTCTTCCCTGATCCAGTTTCTCCAACTATTCCAATAATATCTCCATCATAAATATCAATATTTATATCACTTAAAGCGCTCAATCCGTTATTTTTAAAATCAAAAAAACTTTTTCTAAAAAAGATTTTGTGAATATTTTTTGCCCGAAACAACATTATTTAAATACACCTTTATTAAAACAAGCTACAAATCTGTCATTATCTACAAGTTCTAAAGATAATGGTTCACTACATTTTTTTGTAGAAAAATCACATCTGGGTAAAAAAGGACATATATTGTCTGGGAATTCATCAAGAGATAAGATGCTGCCTTTGATTCCCTTTACAATTTCTAATTTGTTAGTAACCCTTTTTGGCATAGAAGACAAAAGTCCAAAAGTGTAAGGGTGTAAAGGTTTTTTTAACACATCCTTTGTCCTACCGCTTTCTACTATTCTTCCACAGTACATTACCGCTATCCTATCTGTATTTTCCCAAACAACACCTAAATCATGAGAAACAAGTATGAGTGAAGAATTCAATTTTTTCTTAAAGTTCTTTATTAAATCCAAAATACCTTTTTGCACAGTTACGTCAAGAGCGGTTGTTGGCTCATCGGCTATAATAATCTCAGGATTGCAAGAAATTGCAATAGCAATCATTACTCTCTGTCTAATTCCACCACTGAGCATAAATGGATATTTATTTAACACCAGTTCTGGCTGATCAATTTTAACGACTTTCAAAAGATCCAAAGCTATTTCAACTGCCTCAGATTTTTTACAAATTCCATGTGCCAATAGCATTTCAACTATCTGATCCTTTACAGTCAGGAGTGGATGAAGAGAGCTCATAGGATCCTGAAAGATTATTGAAATATCTTTTCCTCTAATTTCTCGAATTTGCTTTTCACTAAGCTTCAAAATATCTTTATCTTTAAATAATATAGAACCTGAAAATAATTTTGAATTTTTTGGCATCAGTTTTAAAATTGAATTTACAAGAATTGTTTTTCCAGAACCTGATTCCCCTACAATGCCTAAAAATTCATTTTGATTAAGACTAAAATTTACATTATTTAAAACTTTTGACCATCTTTTTTTCTTTTCAGAATATATCCCTAAAGATAAATTTTTTACCTCAAGTAATGACATTAAAAATTCTTAGATTACCATTTATTGTTGTGAATAATTGATTTATCTAATTCACCATGAGGCTTTTTCCTTTCTGCAGGAAAACCTAACGAAGCAATTGCAAAAGGCACTAAGTTCTCAGGAATATTAAATATTTTTCTCAAACCGTTTATCCTTTCTTCTACAGGATAAATAC
Above is a genomic segment from Thermodesulfobium narugense DSM 14796 containing:
- a CDS encoding ABC transporter ATP-binding protein, giving the protein MSLLEVKNLSLGIYSEKKKRWSKVLNNVNFSLNQNEFLGIVGESGSGKTILVNSILKLMPKNSKLFSGSILFKDKDILKLSEKQIREIRGKDISIIFQDPMSSLHPLLTVKDQIVEMLLAHGICKKSEAVEIALDLLKVVKIDQPELVLNKYPFMLSGGIRQRVMIAIAISCNPEIIIADEPTTALDVTVQKGILDLIKNFKKKLNSSLILVSHDLGVVWENTDRIAVMYCGRIVESGRTKDVLKKPLHPYTFGLLSSMPKRVTNKLEIVKGIKGSILSLDEFPDNICPFLPRCDFSTKKCSEPLSLELVDNDRFVACFNKGVFK